A stretch of the Siniperca chuatsi isolate FFG_IHB_CAS linkage group LG24, ASM2008510v1, whole genome shotgun sequence genome encodes the following:
- the LOC122871824 gene encoding cilia- and flagella-associated protein 251-like codes for MEEGGEKEAEKEEQQQQVDGEEEKMEEGGEKEAEKEDQEHQQTDREEEEEEEMEEKEDKEVKKQEQQVDGKEEETEALVDGEENAGEESKEREEEPHDEPPNQLDQSGSQKSSPSSPLQDSEVAETLSHGGAETGNEAPRVLTDEEKGSGAARNHNGDIYPTSPSNDNEMERASTPAASLTDTNLPSARLNLRDPTEEVEIQSLEEHERFETPTPFPAPGHRSETAESAADDDGRDITPELQTDLQASGCRLEEKVTLMDAAAQSSLRAEQGGKELSPTSSSTGNPVTEVKEDKVDREEGGENSHKMNGEADEADDNKNGSCQSSKYKTVSYRRIRRGNTRQRIDEFESLMNL; via the exons atggaggaaggaggagaaaaggaagcagagaaagaagaacaacaacaacaggttgatggagaagaagaaaagatggaggaaggaggagaaaaggaagcagagaaagaagatCAAGAACAtcaacagactgacagagaagaagaagaagaagaagagatggaggaaaaagAAGATAAGGAGGTGAAGAAACAAGAACAACAGGTTgatggaaaagaagaagaaactgaggCCTTGGTTGACGGAGAAGAAAATGCAGGAGAAGAAAGTAAAGAGCGGGAAGAGGAACCACATGACGAACCACCAAACCAGCTCGATCAGTCAGGTTCCCAAAAATCATCACCTTCATCACCTCTACAAGACTCTGAAGTTGCTGAAACGCTGAGTCATGGTGGtgcagaaacaggaaatgaagctCCCAGGGTCCTCACAGATGAAGAGAAAGGCTCAGGCGCTGCCAGAAACCACAACGGGGACATTTATCCCACATCACCGAGCAACGACAATGAGATGGAGCGAGCTTCAACCCCGGCTGCTTCTCTGACCGACACAAATCTACCTTCTGCTCGTCTGAACCTGAGAGATCCCACAGAGGAGGTGGAAATACAGAGTTTGGAGGAACACGAGCGATTTGAAACACCGACACCATTTCCTGCTCCAGGACATCGAAGTGAAACAGCAGAATCAGCAGCTGACGACGACGGCCGAGATATTACACCTGAActacagacag ATCTACAGGCCTCAGGTTGCAGGTTGGAGGAGAAAGTGACGTTAATGGATGCAGCTGCCCAGTCGTCGTTAAGGGCCGAACAAGGAGGCAAAGAGCTCAGTCCGACCTCATCCAGCACAGGAAACCCTGTGACGGAAGTGAAGGAGGACAAAgtagacagagaggaaggaggtgAAAACTCTCACAAGATGAACGGCGAGGCGGACGAAGCAGACGACAACAAGAACGGCAGCTGCCAATCATCAAAGTACAAAACTGTGTCCTACAGGAGGATCCGGAGAGGAAACACCAGACAGAGGATTGATGAGTTTGAGTCCTTGATGAACTTGTGA
- the LOC122871811 gene encoding zinc finger protein 513 isoform X2, which produces MPRRKQSNPQPVKLESEDGAVVCEPGCLVLESDFLLSGELEFGDSEIMGLDRESGMTVFSLSVEDDPSAPTDSTFPAFLSCKGCGQLLGDTPLGAGLDLGVGLDLGAELYCLTCEEGLQHEASIDSSQVEGSNQADRSVGGGSDRKRRSVGKTGGAADIPPKLYSCSLCAFTSRYSNHLKRHMRTHDGQKPYRCPVCPYASAQLVNLQRHARTHTGEKPYRCHQCSYACSSLGNLRRHQRMHTQERPQRREKEKRRGRRKKANAETEEVSDLTLRVSQDSGYLQTLGGLGSPSAPLPVLLFPLCCQVCGLTLEEADLEGDKAEGDGEGDGGQVCRRCSLDLLSKDGSGPPCSPTVSRGSRRGQRGTKLYRCPHCPFLSHYPNHLARHSHTHSEEKPHACPHCPYTSSHLDNLKRHLRVHTGEKPYQCPSCSYACGNLANLRRHERIHSGAKPFHCGVCGYSCNQSMNLKRHMLRHTGEKPYACAECDYTTGHWDNYKRHQRKHGHNTDSWDKHAPTNGLSWGKGTQESQSQGQEHS; this is translated from the exons ATGCCGCGGAGAAAACAATCCAACCCCCAGCCGGTGAAAT tggAGTCGGAGGACGGGGCGGTGGTGTGTGAGCCGGGCTGCCTGGTCCTGGAGAGCGACTTCCTGCTGAGCGGAGAGCTGGAGTTTGGAGACTCAGAGATCATGGGGCTGGATAGAGAGTCCG GTATGACGGTGTTCTCTCTCAGCGTTGAGGACGACCCTTCAGCACCAACAGACTCCACCTTCCCAGCTTTCCTCTCCTGTAAAGGATGTGGTCAACTTCTGGGAGACACGCCTCTGGGGGCAGGTTTAGATCTAG GTGTGGGCCTCGACCTGGGGGCGGAGCTTTATTGTCTAACCTGCGAAGAAGGGCTCCAGCATGAAGCCTCGATCGACTCCTCTCAGGTGGAGGGCTCAAACCAGGCGGACCGATCCGTCGGCGGTGGCTCcgacaggaagaggagaagtGTAGGTAAGACAGGCGGAGCTGCTGACATCCCTCCTAAACTGTACTCCTGCTCGCTGTGCGCCTTCACCTCGCGCTACTCCAACCACCTGAAGCGCCACATGAGGACCCACGACGGCCAGAAGCCGTACCGCTGCCCCGTTTGCCCCTACGCCTCGGCCCAGCTCGTCAACCTGCAGCGCCACGCCCGCACCCACACCGGGGAGAAGCCGTACCGCTGCCACCAGTGCAGCTACGCCTGCAGCTCCCTCGGCAACCTGCGGAGACACCAGCGCATGCACACGCAGGAGAGAccacagaggagggagaaggagaagagacgAGGGAGACGGAAAAAAGCAAATGCTGAAACTGAAGAAG TATCGGACCTGACCCTGCGAGTGTCCCAGGATTCGGGTTACCTCCAGACCTTGGGGGGCCTCGGCTCTCCCTCCGCCCCGctccctgtcctcctcttccccttGTGCTGCCAGGTGTGTGGCCTCACCCTGGAGGAGGCCGACCTGGAGGGGGACAAGGCTGAGGGGGACGGGGAGGGCGACGGAGGACAG GTGTGTCGTCGTTGCTCGTTGGACCTGCTTTCCAAAGACGGATCCGGGCCTCCCTGCAGCCCGACCGTGTCTCGGGGATCCCGGCGGGGTCAACGTGGCACCAAGTTGTACCGCTGCCCTCACTGCCCCTTCCTGTCCCACTACCCCAACCACCTGGCCCGCCACTCCCACACCCACTCTGAGGAGAAACCCCACGCCTGCCCGCACTGCCCCTACACCTCCTCGCACCTCGACAACCTCAAACGCCACCTGCGCGTGCACACGGGCGAGAAGCCCTACCAGTGTCCATCCTGCAGCTACGCCTGCGGAAACCTCGCCAACCTGCGACGACACGAGCGCATCCACTCGGGCGCCAAGCCGTTCCACTGCGGCGTCTGCGGCTACTCCTGCAACCAGAGCATGAACCTGAAGAGGCACATGCTGCGGCACACGGGCGAGAAGCCGTACGCCTGCGCCGAGTGCGACTACACCACGGGCCACTGGGACAACTACAAACGGCACCAGAGGAAACACGGACATAACACGGACAGCTGGGACAAACACGCACCCACCAACGGCCTCAGCTGGGGCAAAGGCACTCAGGAGAGCCAGAGTCAGGGACAGGAGCACAgttag
- the LOC122871811 gene encoding zinc finger protein 513 isoform X1, whose product MPRRKQSNPQPVKLESEDGAVVCEPGCLVLESDFLLSGELEFGDSEIMGLDRESGMTVFSLSVEDDPSAPTDSTFPAFLSCKGCGQLLGDTPLGAGLDLGVGLDLGAELYCLTCEEGLQHEASIDSSQVEGSNQADRSVGGGSDRKRRSVGKTGGAADIPPKLYSCSLCAFTSRYSNHLKRHMRTHDGQKPYRCPVCPYASAQLVNLQRHARTHTGEKPYRCHQCSYACSSLGNLRRHQRMHTQERPQRREKEKRRGRRKKANAETEEVVSDLTLRVSQDSGYLQTLGGLGSPSAPLPVLLFPLCCQVCGLTLEEADLEGDKAEGDGEGDGGQVCRRCSLDLLSKDGSGPPCSPTVSRGSRRGQRGTKLYRCPHCPFLSHYPNHLARHSHTHSEEKPHACPHCPYTSSHLDNLKRHLRVHTGEKPYQCPSCSYACGNLANLRRHERIHSGAKPFHCGVCGYSCNQSMNLKRHMLRHTGEKPYACAECDYTTGHWDNYKRHQRKHGHNTDSWDKHAPTNGLSWGKGTQESQSQGQEHS is encoded by the exons ATGCCGCGGAGAAAACAATCCAACCCCCAGCCGGTGAAAT tggAGTCGGAGGACGGGGCGGTGGTGTGTGAGCCGGGCTGCCTGGTCCTGGAGAGCGACTTCCTGCTGAGCGGAGAGCTGGAGTTTGGAGACTCAGAGATCATGGGGCTGGATAGAGAGTCCG GTATGACGGTGTTCTCTCTCAGCGTTGAGGACGACCCTTCAGCACCAACAGACTCCACCTTCCCAGCTTTCCTCTCCTGTAAAGGATGTGGTCAACTTCTGGGAGACACGCCTCTGGGGGCAGGTTTAGATCTAG GTGTGGGCCTCGACCTGGGGGCGGAGCTTTATTGTCTAACCTGCGAAGAAGGGCTCCAGCATGAAGCCTCGATCGACTCCTCTCAGGTGGAGGGCTCAAACCAGGCGGACCGATCCGTCGGCGGTGGCTCcgacaggaagaggagaagtGTAGGTAAGACAGGCGGAGCTGCTGACATCCCTCCTAAACTGTACTCCTGCTCGCTGTGCGCCTTCACCTCGCGCTACTCCAACCACCTGAAGCGCCACATGAGGACCCACGACGGCCAGAAGCCGTACCGCTGCCCCGTTTGCCCCTACGCCTCGGCCCAGCTCGTCAACCTGCAGCGCCACGCCCGCACCCACACCGGGGAGAAGCCGTACCGCTGCCACCAGTGCAGCTACGCCTGCAGCTCCCTCGGCAACCTGCGGAGACACCAGCGCATGCACACGCAGGAGAGAccacagaggagggagaaggagaagagacgAGGGAGACGGAAAAAAGCAAATGCTGAAACTGAAGAAG TAGTATCGGACCTGACCCTGCGAGTGTCCCAGGATTCGGGTTACCTCCAGACCTTGGGGGGCCTCGGCTCTCCCTCCGCCCCGctccctgtcctcctcttccccttGTGCTGCCAGGTGTGTGGCCTCACCCTGGAGGAGGCCGACCTGGAGGGGGACAAGGCTGAGGGGGACGGGGAGGGCGACGGAGGACAG GTGTGTCGTCGTTGCTCGTTGGACCTGCTTTCCAAAGACGGATCCGGGCCTCCCTGCAGCCCGACCGTGTCTCGGGGATCCCGGCGGGGTCAACGTGGCACCAAGTTGTACCGCTGCCCTCACTGCCCCTTCCTGTCCCACTACCCCAACCACCTGGCCCGCCACTCCCACACCCACTCTGAGGAGAAACCCCACGCCTGCCCGCACTGCCCCTACACCTCCTCGCACCTCGACAACCTCAAACGCCACCTGCGCGTGCACACGGGCGAGAAGCCCTACCAGTGTCCATCCTGCAGCTACGCCTGCGGAAACCTCGCCAACCTGCGACGACACGAGCGCATCCACTCGGGCGCCAAGCCGTTCCACTGCGGCGTCTGCGGCTACTCCTGCAACCAGAGCATGAACCTGAAGAGGCACATGCTGCGGCACACGGGCGAGAAGCCGTACGCCTGCGCCGAGTGCGACTACACCACGGGCCACTGGGACAACTACAAACGGCACCAGAGGAAACACGGACATAACACGGACAGCTGGGACAAACACGCACCCACCAACGGCCTCAGCTGGGGCAAAGGCACTCAGGAGAGCCAGAGTCAGGGACAGGAGCACAgttag
- the plaat1l gene encoding phospholipase A and acyltransferase 1 has protein sequence MGLKHSHPKLFPGDIVEYPRNKYFSQFAVYYGDRDGVPYVAHLTCRDSDSKLLLFGRAMKSEVKLDPLELLGKKYKVNNMLDESFPARDFHGVVKPAIEDMMGREVTFDILFHNSEHQATLFRYGVKKSEQIERIYEYIMPAWKKLFEEKKL, from the exons ATGGGCCTG AAACATTCCCACCCCAAGTTGTTCCCGGGGGACATCGTGGAGTATCCCAGGAACAAATACTTCTCTCAGTTCGCGGTGTACTACGGAGACAGGGACGGGGTTCCCTACGTTGCTCACCTGACATGTCGAG ATTCAGACTCCAAGCTGCTGCTCTTTGGCCGAGCCATGAAGTCAGAGGTCAAACTGGATCCACTGGAGCTGCTGGGGAAAAAATACAAG GTCAACAACATGTTGGACGAATCGTTCCCGGCCAGAGACTTCCACGGCGTGGTGAAGCCGGCCATCGAGGACATGATGGGGCGCGAGGTGACGTTCGATATCCTGTTTCATAACAGCGAGCACCAGGCGACGCTCTTCAGATACGGAGTCAAGAAATCTGAACAG ataGAGAGGATTTATGAATACATCATGCCAGCCTGGAAGAAGCTGTTTGAGgagaaaaaactgtga